A part of Capsicum annuum cultivar UCD-10X-F1 chromosome 6, UCD10Xv1.1, whole genome shotgun sequence genomic DNA contains:
- the LOC107875759 gene encoding probable carbohydrate esterase At4g34215 produces the protein MDSTLENGAYSPKNVFILSGQSNMAGRGGVEKHHWDGIVPIECSPDASRIFRLSAHLHYEVAREPLHRDIDTKKTCGVGPGMSFANAVKDRVGALGLVPCAVGGTAIKEWARGEHLYENMVKRARAAMHRGGEIKALLWYQGESDAVSQHCAETYKANMEKLIHNVRADLHLPSLPIIQVAIASGDERCIEKIREAQKAIDLPNVVCVDAMGLQLEGDNLHLTTEAQVKLGQMLADAYLTHFAPQ, from the exons ATGGACTCAACCCTGGAAAATGGAGCTTATTCCCCCAAAAATGTTTTCATTCTATCGGGCCAGAGTAACATGGCTGGTCGTGGTGGAGTAGAAAAGCATCATTGGGATGGCATTGTACCAATTGAGTGCTCTCCCGATGCTTCTAGAATTTTCCGTCTTAGTGCACACCTCCACTATGAGGTGGCACGCGAGCCACTCCACCGTGATATTGACACCAAGAAGACCTGTGGTGTTGGACCTGGAATGTCCTTTGCAAATGCTGTCAAGGACCGAGTGGGAGCTTTAGGGTTAGTGCCATGTGCTGTAGGAGGAACTGCGATAAAGGAGTGGGCACGCGGAGAACACTTGTATGAGAATATGGTCAAGAGGGCTAGGGCTGCCATGCATCGTGGTGGAGAAATCAAGGCCTTGCTTTGGTATCAAGGAGAGAGTGATGCAGTATCTCAGCATTGCGCTGAGACCTATAAGGCTAATATGGAGAAGTTAATACATAACGTTCGTGCTGATTTGCATCTGCCATCTCTGCCAATTATTCAG GTTGCCATTGCATCGGGAGATGAGAGGTGTATTGAAAAGATTCGAGAAGCACAAAAGGCGATTGATCTTCCAAATGTTGTATGTGTTGATGCCATGGGTTTGCAGCTCGAGGGAGATAATCTTCATTTAACCACAGAGGCGCAAGTTAAATTAGGTCAAATGTTGGCTGATGCATACCTTACCCATTTTGCACCACAATAA